Proteins from a genomic interval of Alteromonas macleodii ATCC 27126:
- a CDS encoding RNA methyltransferase: MSIGLINPKNPVNVASILRAAGCYGVASVFYTGQRYRFAKDFNADTKAFHKVIPTIGVDDLKEVVPEGASVVAVELVEGATPLPLFEHPSNAFYLLGPEDGSIGEDVLSWCDHVVYVPTFSCMNLAATANVLLYDRLSKSDYVSGDALIRQSRDTNNKSKIK; the protein is encoded by the coding sequence ATGTCAATTGGGTTAATAAACCCGAAAAATCCCGTAAATGTTGCTTCTATACTGCGAGCTGCAGGTTGTTATGGTGTGGCTAGCGTTTTTTATACTGGTCAGCGCTATCGATTTGCTAAAGATTTTAATGCGGATACGAAAGCGTTTCATAAAGTCATTCCGACCATTGGGGTCGACGACTTAAAAGAAGTAGTGCCTGAAGGTGCGTCAGTCGTAGCGGTTGAACTGGTAGAGGGCGCTACACCACTACCTTTGTTTGAGCACCCGAGCAATGCGTTTTACTTGCTAGGTCCTGAAGATGGCAGTATTGGCGAAGACGTTTTGTCTTGGTGCGATCATGTTGTCTACGTTCCTACTTTTTCATGCATGAATTTAGCGGCCACAGCAAATGTGTTGCTGTATGACCGTCTGTCAAAGTCTGATTACGTAAGTGGGGATGCACTTATCAGACAAAGTAGAGATACGAATAACAAATCTAAGATTAAATAG
- a CDS encoding PEP-CTERM/exosortase system-associated acyltransferase translates to MSAVRAFNGAVSNKLSRLPQTFSRVLPSRFSLEESISNFFFSRYELVIANEESEKQVSYKTRHKVYCEEMNFEQKNATALEKDKFDDRAINCYIKHLPTGECAGTIRLVLPTEAGLALPLEEKCAEVIGDGALLPSNLSPQSVCEISRLAIPREFRVRQLRSKILPSEKIEKVKQKKNVPFNVEHFPYLSIALYLMATSVCLHLNVKHAYVLMEPKLARRMKAFGIHFNPVGEAIEFNGKRMPYRLSPHVLLDDLAKPLKGFHRKIHSELNSALQAIGDVAVPTIEHTRKPLRIAHAA, encoded by the coding sequence ATGAGCGCAGTTCGAGCGTTTAATGGCGCCGTGTCTAACAAACTGAGTCGACTACCACAAACATTTTCTAGGGTACTCCCTAGTCGTTTCTCACTCGAAGAGAGTATTTCTAATTTCTTCTTTAGCCGTTACGAACTTGTGATTGCTAACGAAGAAAGTGAAAAGCAGGTGAGTTATAAAACGCGACACAAAGTGTATTGTGAAGAAATGAACTTCGAGCAGAAAAATGCCACTGCATTAGAAAAAGATAAGTTTGATGATCGCGCTATCAATTGCTACATCAAGCATTTGCCAACAGGAGAGTGTGCAGGCACGATAAGGTTGGTCTTGCCAACTGAAGCTGGCTTGGCACTTCCATTAGAAGAAAAGTGTGCGGAAGTAATTGGCGATGGTGCATTGCTACCTTCAAACTTGTCCCCACAAAGCGTCTGTGAAATCTCTCGCCTTGCAATACCGAGAGAATTTAGAGTGCGACAGTTACGGTCTAAAATCCTACCCTCTGAAAAAATTGAAAAAGTTAAACAAAAGAAAAATGTTCCATTTAACGTTGAGCATTTTCCTTATCTTTCAATTGCGCTGTACTTAATGGCAACGAGTGTGTGCCTTCATTTAAACGTAAAGCACGCCTATGTGCTTATGGAGCCTAAGTTAGCAAGAAGAATGAAGGCATTCGGTATTCATTTTAATCCAGTAGGTGAAGCTATTGAATTCAATGGCAAACGTATGCCATATAGATTGTCACCGCATGTACTGCTTGATGATTTAGCAAAACCACTAAAAGGTTTTCACAGAAAGATTCATTCAGAACTAAATAGTGCGTTACAAGCTATTGGCG